In one Lolium rigidum isolate FL_2022 chromosome 3, APGP_CSIRO_Lrig_0.1, whole genome shotgun sequence genomic region, the following are encoded:
- the LOC124702747 gene encoding probable membrane metalloprotease ARASP2, chloroplastic, whose product MITTHISKPPFPAPLHSHSHVAASLPLFRRHRHHHLARHFSVAVAASPSELLASVESVASAASVLASIVLVHESGHFVAATSRGIHVSQFSVGFGPALARFRLGPVEYALRAIPLGGYVGFPDDDPESGFAPDDPDLLRNRPVPDRLLVVSAGVIANLIFAFLIVYAQALTVGVPVQALLTGVLVPDVIPGSAAARAGLLPGDVILAVPGAAPDPSVPALVDLIKASPNKKVLVTVSRTGPGIRDKQSLDLTIVPDTSADGTGRIGVQLSPNFRVTRVHPRNLSEATVLAVREFTALGGTVLDGLKQTFLNFSQTAEKVSGPVAIIAVGAEVARSSADGLFQFAAVINLNLAAINLLPLPALDGGTLALILLEAARGGQKIPREIEQRIMSSGILLVLMVGMFLIVRDTLNLDFIKENL is encoded by the coding sequence ATGATTACCACCCACATCTCCAAGCCTCCATTCCCGGCCCCGCTCCACTCCCACTCCCACGTCGCGGCTTCCCTCCCCCTCTTCCGCCGCCACCGTCATCACCACCTCGCCAGGCACTTCTCCGTCGCCGTCGCTGCCTCTCCATCCGAGCTCCTCGCCAGCGTCGAGTCTGTCGCGTCCGCTGCCTCGGTTCTTGCATCCATCGTGCTCGTACACGAGTCCGGCCACTTCGTCGCCGCCACATCCCGGGGCATCCACGTCTCCCAGTTCTCGGTCGGGTTCGGCCCCGCCCTCGCCCGCTTCCGCCTCGGCCCCGTCGAGTACGCACTCCGGGCCATCCCGCTCGGCGGCTACGTGGGCTTCCCCGACGACGACCCCGAATCCGGCTTCGCGCCTGACGACCCTGACCTCCTCCGCAACCGCCCCGTCCCAGACCGCCTCCTCGTCGTCTCCGCGGGCGTCATCGCCAACCTCATCTTCGCCTTCCTCATTGTCTACGCCCAAGCTCTCACCGTCGGCGTCCCTGTCCAGGCGCTGCTCACCGGGGTCCTAGTTCCCGATGTCATacccggctccgccgccgcccgcgccgggcTACTTCCTGGCGATGTCATCCTCGCCGTCCCCGGCGCCGCGCCTGACCCGTCGGTGCCGGCCCTTGTCGACCTCATCAAAGCCAGTCCCAACAAGAAGGTCCTCGTTACCGTGTCAAGAACCGGGCCCGGGATCAGGGACAAGCAGTCCCTTGATCTCACCATCGTGCCGGACACCAGTGCAGACGGGACCGGCCGCATCGGCGTGCAGCTCTCGCCCAACTTCAGGGTCACACGCGTCCACCCAAGGAACTTGTCCGAGGCCACTGTCCTCGCCGTGCGCGAGTTCACTGCGTTGGGCGGGACGGTACTCGACGGGCTCAAGCAGACGTTTCTCAACTTCTCGCAGACGGCGGAGAAGGTGTCAGGCCCTGTTGCAATAATCGCGGTGGGCGCGGAGGTGGCAAGATCAAGCGCTGACGGCTTGTTTCAGTTTGCGGCGGTAATTAACCTCAACCTCGCAGCAATAAACCTGCTACCGCTGCCGGCCTTAGACGGTGGGACATTGGCGTTGATCCTTCTCGAGGCAGCCCGCGGTGGGCAGAAGATCCCCCGCGAGATTGAGCAAAGGATCATGTCATCGGGGATATTGTTGGTACTTATGGTTGGCATGTTTCTTATTGTGCGCGACACACTCAATCTCGACTTCATCAAGGAGAATTTGTGA